The following coding sequences lie in one Rutidosis leptorrhynchoides isolate AG116_Rl617_1_P2 chromosome 4, CSIRO_AGI_Rlap_v1, whole genome shotgun sequence genomic window:
- the LOC139840046 gene encoding putative lipase ROG1, giving the protein MKNEDICSSETVAGGENVFSCDASDVSSADHLVVMVNGILGSSADWKFAAEQFVKSLPDRVFVHRSERNAASQTLDGVDVMGERLSQEVLEVIKEKPNLRKISFVAHSVGGLVARYAIGRLYKPPSVNSGDLSVENCEDAKATIGGLVPINFITVATPHLGSRGNKQVPFLFGVSALEKTAVLVIHWIFRRTGRHLFLTDNDEGKPPLLKRMLEDDGDCYFMSALRSFHRRVTYANVGYDHIVGWRTSSIRRNIELPKWEDSVNEKYPHIVYEERCKACDFEQDSTVVDNPDDVEEELVTGLSRVSWEKVDVSFHNSRSRFAAHSVIQVKNHNLHTDGADVIQHMIDHFCL; this is encoded by the exons ATGAAAAACGAAGATATTTGCTCATCGGAGACGGTCGCCGGCGGCGAAAATGTATTCAGTTGTGATGCATCTGATGTTTCTTCCGCCGATCATCTCGTTGTTATGGTCAATGGAATCCTTGGAAG TTCTGCAGATTGGAAATTTGCTGCAGAGCAGTTTGTCAAGTCGCTACCAGACCGAGTCTTTGTTCATC GCAGTGAAAGGAATGCAGCATCTCAAACATTGGATGGTGTAGATGTAATGGGCGAGCGATTATCTCAAGAG GTTCTAGAAGTGATTAAGGAAAAGCCAAATCTTCGTAAGATATCTTTTGTTGCACATTCTGTGGGAGGTTTAGTGGCAAGATATGCTATTGGAAGATTGTATAAGCCTCCAAGTGTAAATTCAGGGGATTTATCAGTTGAAAATTGTGAGGACGCAAAGGCCACCATTGGTGGTCTGGTTCCAATAAACTTCATCACTGTTGCAACACCTCATCTAGGTTCAAGGGGAAATAAGCAG GTGCCTTTTCTTTTCGGTGTATCTGCCTTGGAAAAGACAGCTGTTCTTGTTATACATTGGATATTTAGAAGAACGGGTCGGCACCTTTTCCTTACAGATAATGATGAAGGAAAGCCTCCACTACTTAAACGCATGTTGGAAGATGATGGTGATTGTTATTTCAT GTCAGCATTACGCTCATTCCATCGCCGGGTTACATATGCAAATGTTGGCTATGACC ATATTGTTGGCTGGAGAACTTCATCAATTAGGCGTAACATAGAACTGCCAAAG TGGGAGGATTCAGTAAATGAGAAGTATCCTCATATTGTATATGAAGAACGTTGCAAAGCATGTGACTTTGAGCAGGATTCGACAGTGGTTGATAATCCAGATGACGTGGAAG AGGAACTGGTGACCGGCCTTTCTCGTGTATCATGGGAAAAAGTAGATGTCAGCTTTCACAATAGTAGATCGAGGTTTGCTGCTCATAGTGTTATTCAG